The genomic DNA catatatatatacgtatatatatatatatacatatatatatacatatatatatatatatacatatatatatacgtatatatatatatatacatatatatatatacatatatatatatatatatgtatatatacatatatatatatatatatatatatatattgtacagtaATAAAATACTTAGTAGTAACActaatacattttattaatactaataataataataataaaatacttttattaatactaataatagtGGAATATTTTATTACTGTTACATATTAaattgcgtgtgtgtgtttatatatgtgtatatatacatgattgtattatatatgtaaatatatatatatatatatatatatatatatatatatatatatatatatatatatatatatatatatatatataatttctgcgatgaggtggcgacttgtccagggtgtaccccgccttccgcccgaatgcagctaaaataggctccagcgaccccaaaagggacaagcagtaggaaacggatggatggatatataaatattatacaataataaaatactttGTATTAATACTACCCATacaaatgcattttattaatatgaatagaatagaaagtactttattgatccatgggggaaattcagcattattaatagtaataatattaaaaaacttTTATTAATAATAGTGGAATCATTTTAATACTGTTATATATTacattgtgcgtgtgtgtgtatattcacacacacacacacacacacatacatatatatgtatatatatgtgtgtgtgtgtgtgtgtgtgtgtgtgtgtgtgtattcatacacacacacatatatacatatatatgcatttatatatatgtgtgtctgtgtgtgtgtgtgtgtgtgtgtgtgtgtgtgtgtgtgtgtgtgtctgtgtgtgtgtgtgtgtgtgtgtgtgtgtgtgtgtgtgtgtgtgtgtgtgtgtgtgtgtgtgtgtgtgtgtgtgtgtgtgtgtgtgtgtgtgtgtgttaaaataaaaaaataaatcgacaCTAGTTTCGGCACAATTAGATAATCGCTCGAGTtgacttttattttatattttagaaaaaaaatcacaacataATCACGTCACTAAAATCTCGTGGAGATTACTAAAACAATGTGCGACACAAACGACCACGTTGAAAGACGCTGATGACGCAACCTTTTCATTTGAAGTCGCAGAACaacgaaaatcttttttttttttttttttttttttttacaagcatcAAAATGGGTCTTGCTcgtgaataaaaatatataattgttaTCATCATAGACTGAGTTCACTTTTTGTTCAAACAATGGAACGAAATGTTGTTAGAATGTCGTGAAATGACATTAAACGtctttgtttgatcaaaacatttCTATTATACAGTACAGTGCGAGGCGTCTTCGCGGCGCATGCGCGGACACCCTCCCGTTAATATTCAATTAGTGCCAGGACGCCTCTGACCCCGAGTGACCTCCTGCAAATAAAGCATGGCGCAGTAAAACACCCCAGCTGACGGACCCGCCAGGACCCCCCGAAtacgcgcacacgcacgcacacgcacgcgcgcGCGTGATGTGGAGGAAATGTTTGCCTTTCAACAAGCAGCTGAAATAAAAGGTGACAATTATGACTTACTAATAAGTATGATATACAAAATAAGGTATTtaaaatacacacaaacacatttttatgcacagTTCAAAtacaacaaatgtttttatttttattttttttcaacgtTTTCACTTGCATGAACATGTGATGTTTATTGTTTACATGTGTGCAATATGAGATAATATAAtagcacattatatatacacacacatatatacatatgtatatatatatgtataatatacacatatatatatatgtatatatacacacacacatatatatatatatatatatatatatatatatatactgtatatatatacatacatacatatgtacatattcgcacatatatacatacatatgtatatatacctacatacatatgcacagtatatatatacacaaacacacacatatatatatatatatatatactcatatatacatgtgtatatacatatgtatatatacatacatatatacatacatatgcacagtatatatatacacacacacacacacacacacacacacacatatatatatatatatacacatatatatacatatgtgtatatatataatacataataataaaagCGTGAAATATGTTGTTGAAATGTTTGCTTTTTACCccccaaaaatgtgtgtgtgtgtgtagtattaTGTTTATGACAGAATATTTaagagtgtgtacgtgtgtgtggtaATATGTTTATGATAGAATATCTaagagtgtgtacgtgtgtgtggtaATATGTTTATGATAGAATATCTaagagtgtgtacgtgtgtgtggtaATATGTTTATGATAGAATATCTaagagtgtgtacgtgtgtgtggtaATATGTTTATGATAGAATATCtaagagtgtgtatgtgtgtgtggtaaTATGTTTATGACAGAATATCtaagagtgtgtatgtgtgtgtggtaaTATGTTTATGATAGAATATCTaagagtgtgtaagtgtgtgtggtaATATGTTTATGATAGAATATCTaagagtgtgtaagtgtgtgtggtaATATGTTTATGACAGAATATTTAAATGAGAAGTAATCGATGTACAAAAAATAAAGTGAGTATTGATAGATAAAGTACATTAATATATCATTTGGGAGAGAATATTTACATCTTCATTATGATgttaaaaaaaccccacaaaatataaatgtatagaaAAAAGTTGCTGAAGAAGGTCATTGTTACCTCATTTGTGATGTTTTGATTTTAAATAGTCATAAAAGTGTCTTATGATTacagtacagtatacatacatatacatggtaTTGTAATTATATATAGTATACCAtatataattacaatactttatttacagtatatatatatatatatatatatatatatatatatatatatatatatatatatatatatatatatatatatatatatatatatatatatatatataacacacaggCACAGTATTGTAATTATACAGTATATCGTATATAATTACAATACTATATATATCTAGTATTGTAAttacatacagtattttatttacagtatgtatatatatatatatatatatatatgtatatatatatatatatatatatatatatatatatatatatatataatacacacagtGTTGTAATTATAAACAATATGCTTATACAATGTACACTGTACACAGACATACTTGAAAGTTGTTTTtacaatattatatatactgtatatatacacagtgtagtAATCATATACAATATACTGTGTATAATTACAATACttttagtatatacagtatatgtatatatatatatatatgtatatatatatatatatatatatatatatatatatatatatatatatatatatatatatatatatatatacacacaatattgtAATACAATACTAACTTCTTtagaatgttatatatatatactgtgtatatatatattgtgtatatatatatatatactgtgtatatatatatatactgtgtatatatatgtatattgtatatatatatatatatatatgtgtgtgtgtatgtacatgtgtatatgtatatatattatataaatgtgtgtgtgtgtatatttattgtatatttatactgtatatgatcACAATACTTTACAGTATATTaatgaatatgtacattatatagaaACAGTACTGTAATATAAACAATAGGTTAAGtgtatacaatatacagtatttacagtaactACTAGCTGACCTGATAAACGTGTTACGAGGCTAATGCGGTCTATAGAATGTTTTTGCTTTCAAGTGTGTATTATCTTTATATGAATTGTGTGTATTGTTCTTAATAACATGAACATTTTCAGCTAGTCAGAATCCATTTTGAATATTGATAGAAATAAGATCCAATATCCCACTGTTAACCATGAAGTAAATGAAAGATgtacaaaacaattttaaaacaatactttttatttatttcttaaattggGACAATCATTGTGTCAGTCACACGATTCCATGTGATTGGGAACATGTTACAAGTTCACAAGCAGACATTTTGCTGAAGTGATCAATTGTCCGAAAAGATGGGAAGAATGAAGCTTGTCTGCACCCTGCACACCTGTGCCATAAGCAGCAGGAACAAATGACAACATAAAATCACTCACATTAGCAAACACTGGACGAAAGAGGCAAGGAAAAGTGGGAAGAAGGGGGTCGAGtggttaatgtgtgtgtatatatatatatatatatatatatatatatatatatatatatatatatatatatatatatatatatatatatatatatatatatatttacacatacatacatatatatatatatatatacacacacattaaccaCTCGACCCCCTTCTTCCCACTTttaaaacatgtgtgtgtgtgtatatatatatatatatatatatatatatatatatatatatatatatatatatatatatatatatatatatatatatatatatatatatatatatatatatatgtgtgtgtgtatatatatatatatatgtgtgtgtatatctatatatgtatatatatatgttttatatataaaacacatatatgtatatatatattttatatatgtatatatacgtatgtatatatataaaacatatatatatataacatatatatatatatatatattatatatacatacacattatatatatatatacttacacattatatatatatatatacacacacacacacacacacacatacatacatatatatatatacatacacattatatatatatatatatatatatatatatatatatatatatatatatatatatatatatatatatatatatatatatatatacacacacatgcatatatctacctacacacacacacatacatatatacacacacatatatatatatatatgtatatatatatatatatatatatatatgtatatatatatatacacacatgcatatatatacctacacacacatatacatacatacatatatatatacatatatacatatatatacatacatatatatatatatatacatacatacaagttatatatgtacctatatatgtatatatatatatatacacatttacagtaaatataaaacatatatatatatacatacgtatatatacatatactgtataaaacatatatatatatatatatatatatatatatttatatatatacacatatatatatacacatatatatatatacatatttatttatatatatacacatatatatacacatatatatatacacacatatatatatatatatatatatatatatatatatatatatatatatatatatatatatatatatatatatttacacatatatatatacacatatatatatatacatatttatttatatatatacacatatatatatacacattatatttatttatatatatatacacatatatatatacacattatatatatatatatatatatatatatatatatatatatatatatatatatatatatatatatatatatatatatatatatatatatcataccttggtttaaattgtcaggaaagaagaggaaggaatttaaaaggtaaaaaggtataggtgtttaaaaaattttaaggttgtattttttctctaaaattgtttttctgaaagttataagaagcaaagtaaaaatattaatgaatttatttaagcaagtgaagaccaagtctttaaaattttttcttggattttcaaattctatttgagttttgtctcacttagaattaaaaatgtcgagcaaagtgagaccagcttgctagtaaataaacacaatttaaaaaaaatagaggcagctcactggtaagtgctgctatttgagctatttttagaacaggccggcgggctactcatctggtccttacgggctacctggtgcccgcgggcaccgcgttggtgacccctgttctaactaAACACGTGTTTTCTTCCATGACGCAATATAATAATTGCTTTTAGAGCAGACAGGAAGTGATGTGCTCAAAAGGAGTCCTTGAGCTTTCAACACAAGCCCACCCTGCGCCTGACTTCCTGTAGCGTGGGCGCGGCCAGCTGGCGAGCGCGGCGGCGTCCCTCGGCCAGCACGGCCTCCAGGTGAGGACGCTCCGCCCTCAGCCTCAGCACCTCCTCCCGTATGGGCGCCAGCCGGCGGATGACCGCCTCGGCGACCACGGCCTTGTACGCCCCCGTGTCCAGGCCCCGGGCCCGCGACACCGCCTCCTCCACGCCGATGGAGGCGGCGGCCGCGTGCATGCTCACCAGGTTGGACACGCCGGGCCGTGCCGCTGGGTCGTAGGTCACCTCGGAGGTGAAGTCGGTGACGGCGCGGCGGATCTTCAGGGCGATGTCGTCGGGGGAGTCGGTGATGGCGATGGCGGCCGTGGCTTGGGGGTCCGATTTGGACATTTTGGCCGAGGGGTCGCGGAGGGACTTGACCTTTCGTGTGGCGCCTGCAGAGGACACGGGATGGACactctgatgatgatgatgatgatggcaaCAACCTCCTGAAACACGCGTGTCCCAGGCACCAATTATTCACTCAcaaacacattatgatgggactgtcGCACGAGTGGCGTCGTAACGCTGCTTCTAAACACGCCTGAtcagccagagaataagaagacgtaaCAGGAGGGATCGGTGTTGCCAACTTAGCCATCCACTTGTTATATTCAGCCAGTTTTTCAGATCTTTTTAAAAAGCAACTTATTTTTGGTGTTATTGGGCACTTTTGTATACGTATCGCTCACAACCCCATGCGTCACGGCCATTTATGCAAATTAGGACTCATCTCCCTCCACCATGAATAGATTGCAgttctgtgggaaacactgtggatGTTACACTAACATGCTTTGCTAAGATGTTAGCTTAGCATATATCTATCGACACCAATGGTTCTCAGGGTGtaaagcacatatgtcagagtcaaggcccgcgggccatatccggcccgcgagaaggttttttacggcccttgggatgatcttgatttattattagaaccggcccgcagaccacagatcttttttttttttttttttttttttttttttttttttttttagaccgcagatcttttacacgcaccaagcggatgccggtccaaggttccgaaagggggcgagcggcccgccgggacgcgcctgccggccgaagggctgcagcccggccgtcagtcgcggagcccgccgtgccacgcgcgccaagggggcgggccgaaacccggccccgaggccctgagacttctgctttgtttccccaaaccgcgcgtcaccgccgggcccgcaccaccgtcgggctgcagcccgagcgtcggtggcggaacccgtcatgtgccgcgcgcgccaagcggagcggggggggggggtcaagcgggccgaaacccgcaggccaccccctcaccacgaggccctgagacttctgcgtttgacccctacgcgcggcccgtcgggacgcgcccgccgtcaagccacgagggccagccgtcgggtcgcggagcccgccgtgccacgcgcgccaaggggcgggccgaaaccagcggggggtttcgggcacccaactcgcctccctcccacggagggaggaggggggtttaatgtgaacattactgtgcaatcacatatttagagtttttactcaattcaagtttaaaagttaaagtttaatatttgttttcactgcatgttacttctccttaaacaaagtgttgtttttgatttatagatttttgcactttattttattgtatttcaatttaattatattttaaaaatatttcagttgagtggatgatagaaaattgctattattgtttttttctttgaagtaaatttagcccacttttgctaaaatagaaaatataggctactgatggtgccttgaataccggtttctttcatttaatgttatggggatttttatataaaggaaatttgtcttttgtgtctgttgaaaattaaagattactgacagagccataagaaaatattgctttatttatctgatcatattggaatatatttgttaggttttcagtaggttcgattaggttcactagactatatgcgtcatttaaaaatttttcaatgaacattcgaacagtccggccctcggcttgtagctaaattttttatttggccctccgtccatttgactttgacacccctggtgtaaaggatatcaccgcatgggctcaggaacacttcagaaaaccactgtcggtagctacagttcgtcgctgcatcagtaagtgcaagttaaaactagggatgtccgataatagctttttgccgttatccgatattccgatattgtccaactctttaattaccgatatcaaccgatactgttatatacagtcgtggaattaacacattattatgcctaatttggacaaccaggtatggtgaagataaggtccttttttaaaaaaaaattaataaaataaaataagataaataaattaaaaacattttcttgaataaaaaataaagtaaaacaatataaaaacagttacatagaaactagtaattaatgaaaatgagtaaaattaactgttaaaggttagtactattagtggaccagcagcacgcataattatgtgtgcttacggactgtatcccttgcagactgtattgatctatattgatatataatgtaggaaccagaatattaataacagaaagaaacaacccttttgtgtgaatgagtgtaaatgggggagggagattttttgggttggtgcactaattgttagtgtatcttgtgttttttatgttgatttaataacaaaaaaataatttccgttattacattttaaagcatttatcggccgataatatcggcaggccaatattatcggacatctctagttaaaactctattatgcaaagccaaagccatttatcaacaacacccagaaacgctgtgcccgagctcatctaagatggactgatgcaaagtgtaaaagtgttctgtggtctgacgagtctacatttaaaattgtttttggtaactgtggacgtcgtgtcctccggtccaaagaggaaaagtaccatccggattgttccaggcgcaaagttcgaaagccagcatctgtgatggtatgggggtgtattagtgcccaaggcatgggtaacttacacatcggtgaaggcgccattaatgctgaaaggtttatacaggttttggagcaacgttatcatggacgcccctgcttattttagcaagacattcccaagccacatgttacaacagcggggcttcatagtaaaagagtagtactagactggcctgcctgtagttcagacctgtctcccattgaaaatgtgtggcacaatatacatatatacaggtatatatatatatatatatatatatatatatatatatatatatatatatatatatatatatatatatatatatatatatatatatatatatatatatatatacacatacacatacacagtatatacacatacatatacatatatacacacataaatatatatacacatatatatatatatatatacacatataaatatacacatatatatatatatatatatatatatatacatatatatatatatatacacatatatatatatatatacacatacacatacatatatatatatatacacgtgtatatatatatatatatatatatatatacatacatatatatatatatatgtatatatatatatgtatatatatatatatatatatatatatatatacatatatatatatatatatatatacatacatatatatatatatatatatgtatatatatatatatatatatatatatatatatatacatacatatatatatatatatgtatatatatatatatacacacatatatatatgtacatatatatatgtacatatatatacatatatatatatatatatatatatatatatatatatatatatatatatatatatatatatatatatatatatacacacacatatatatatatttttatatatatatatatgtgtatatgtatatatatatatatatgtgcatatgtatatatatatatatatatatatatgtgtatatgtgtgtatgtatatatatatatatatatatatatatatatatatatgtgtatatatatatatatgtgtatatatatatatgtgtgtatatataaatatatatatatatatgtgtatatatgtatatatatatatatgtgtgtatatgtatatatatatatatatatatatatatatatatatatgtatatatatatatatatatgtgtgtatatgtatatatatatatatatatatatatatatatatatatatatatatatgtatatatatatatatatatatatatatatatatatatatatatatatatatatatatatatatatatatatatatatatgtatatatacatatatgtgtatatatgagtgtatatatatatacacacacacatatatatacatatatatatatatatatatatatatatatatatatatatatatatatatatatatatatatatatatatatatatatatatataggggacaTAATTGTGTCACGCCCCCCCTAAAGtgaatgtttatatatttatttatacgtgTCAAAAGAAACACAATTCttctattgcctctcacgcccccccagcCAAACATAGCACCATTAGAGATGATTTGAGTATTTTTAATGTACAGAACATGGCTGTTTCCTTAGCAGATGCTTTGGGTTGCCGAGCAACAACACCAAGTCTTCTATATTGAAGGCCAGGAGTCCACCAGGCCCCTTGAGGACCTGCTGGCGGCCATCTTGCAAGAGGCTGCACATCTTTGTGAGTTCATCTCATTTGAAATATCACAGGAAGCTTTGATTTGCCTCCCAAAAAGGAAGGGAGGGAAGGCTGGTGACCTCAAATGAGAAGAAGTCCAATCAATCAGACGTGAAGTCACAATTATCACTATCGGCTTCACAAAGGCTTCTTTAATCAACACTGCACGCACCCGCCGACGCCATCTTCAGCTTTTACGACACAAAAACGCTCTCTTCTCCTcgcctttgtgtgtgtgttgtgatgtTGTGTTGACCATGTGTGTTTGATTGGAAAGCTTTTCAGcaagtgtttaaaaaaagatcTGTGTAGTTAAAAGTCATCATCATAAAAACTTTCAGTACCAAATACTTCCTGGTTGTCACCAGCTAACaaaaaaatgacataaaaaataaataaaaagtcgaaTTCTGAAACATTTCAACAATATTTATTGTCACAGTGTACTGGAAAGACTAAgacacaattaaattaaattaagtgAAATTGTACAAAGCAT from Entelurus aequoreus isolate RoL-2023_Sb linkage group LG10, RoL_Eaeq_v1.1, whole genome shotgun sequence includes the following:
- the LOC133658098 gene encoding tryptophan--tRNA ligase, mitochondrial-like; this translates as MAASLLACGVDPKKAILFQQSQVPEHAELAWILGCLTSMPRLRHLPQWKVKSRQKNEGSVGLYTYPVLQAADILLYRSTHVPVGEDQIQHLELTQDLARIFNKRYGELFPEPRALLSATRKVKSLRDPSAKMSKSDPQATAAIAITDSPDDIALKIRRAVTDFTSEVTYDPAARPGVSNLVSMHAAAASIGVEEAVSRARGLDTGAYKAVVAEAVIRRLAPIREEVLRLRAERPHLEAVLAEGRRRARQLAAPTLQEVRRRVGLC